In Halopseudomonas xinjiangensis, a single genomic region encodes these proteins:
- the rnhB gene encoding ribonuclease HII encodes MEWVLPEGQLVAGVDEVGRGPLCGAVVTAAVILDPLRPIEGLNDSKKLTEARREELFPIIQERAIAWCIARAEVEEIDQLNILHATMLAMQRAVLGLSVQPDRVLVDGNRCPVLPMPSEPVIKGDARVPAIAAASILAKVARDREMCELDLVYPGYGLSSHKGYATPFHLQALAELGATVIHRRSFAPVRQALGLEVLSEQDEEQLETASLLV; translated from the coding sequence ATGGAATGGGTATTGCCCGAAGGCCAGCTGGTCGCGGGCGTCGATGAAGTGGGCCGTGGTCCGCTGTGCGGCGCTGTGGTGACTGCGGCTGTGATCCTGGATCCGCTACGTCCGATCGAAGGCTTGAACGATTCGAAAAAGCTCACCGAGGCCCGTCGCGAGGAGCTTTTTCCGATCATTCAGGAGAGGGCGATTGCCTGGTGCATCGCCCGGGCCGAAGTCGAGGAGATCGACCAGCTCAATATTCTCCACGCCACCATGCTGGCGATGCAGCGGGCCGTGCTTGGCTTGTCGGTCCAGCCCGACCGGGTATTGGTAGACGGCAACCGCTGTCCGGTATTGCCGATGCCCAGCGAGCCAGTGATCAAGGGTGATGCCCGCGTGCCGGCCATCGCAGCTGCCTCCATTCTCGCCAAGGTCGCCCGCGACCGGGAGATGTGCGAGCTCGATCTGGTGTACCCTGGCTATGGATTGTCCAGCCACAAGGGCTACGCGACACCCTTCCATCTGCAGGCGCTGGCCGAACTCGGGGCCACCGTCATCCACCGTCGCTCTTTCGCGCCCGTGCGGCAGGCTCTCGGATTGGAAGTGCTGTCGGAGCAGGACGAAGAGCAGTTGGAGACGGCGTCTTTGCTGGTCTGA
- the accA gene encoding acetyl-CoA carboxylase carboxyl transferase subunit alpha has protein sequence MSKSQKYLEFEQPIADLQAKIEELRLVGTDNSLNIGDEITRLEDKSRSLTESIFSNLSSWQVAQMARHPQRPYTLDYIRHIFTDFEEMHGDRHFADDAAIVGGMARLDGRPVMIIGHQKGRDVKDKVRRNFGMPKPEGYRKACRLMQLAERFQMPIITFIDTPGAYPGIDAEERGQSEAIAWNLQIMSRLKTPIIATVIGEGGSGGALAIGVCDRLMMLQYSTYSVISPEGCASILWKKSEKAADAAEAMGITAGRLKELGLVDKLINEPLGGAHRDPKETAARIKTQLLEQLTSLDEHDADSLLDSRYERLMAFGIK, from the coding sequence ATGAGCAAGAGTCAGAAGTATTTGGAGTTCGAACAGCCTATTGCAGACCTGCAGGCAAAGATCGAAGAGCTGCGCCTGGTCGGTACCGACAACTCGCTGAACATTGGCGATGAAATCACCCGACTGGAAGACAAGAGCCGTTCCCTCACCGAAAGCATCTTCTCCAACCTGTCGAGCTGGCAGGTCGCGCAAATGGCGCGGCATCCGCAGCGTCCCTATACGCTGGATTATATCCGGCACATCTTCACCGATTTCGAAGAAATGCACGGCGATCGTCACTTTGCCGACGACGCCGCGATCGTCGGCGGCATGGCCCGGCTCGATGGCCGTCCGGTCATGATCATCGGCCACCAGAAAGGGCGTGACGTCAAAGACAAGGTACGCCGTAACTTCGGCATGCCCAAGCCCGAGGGCTACCGCAAGGCCTGCCGGCTGATGCAGCTGGCCGAACGCTTCCAGATGCCGATCATTACCTTCATCGACACGCCCGGTGCATACCCCGGTATCGACGCGGAAGAGCGTGGGCAGAGCGAGGCGATCGCCTGGAACCTGCAGATCATGTCGCGCCTGAAGACGCCGATCATCGCTACCGTCATCGGCGAAGGCGGCTCCGGTGGTGCGTTGGCGATCGGGGTCTGCGACCGGCTGATGATGCTGCAATATTCGACGTACTCGGTGATCTCTCCCGAGGGCTGCGCGTCGATTCTCTGGAAAAAATCAGAGAAGGCCGCCGACGCTGCCGAGGCCATGGGTATCACTGCTGGACGGTTGAAGGAGCTGGGTTTGGTCGACAAACTCATCAACGAGCCGTTGGGCGGCGCGCACCGTGACCCCAAGGAAACCGCCGCACGAATCAAGACCCAGCTTCTGGAGCAGTTGACTTCGCTCGACGAGCACGATGCCGACTCGCTGCTTGATTCCCGCTACGAGCGGCTGATGGCCTTCGGTATCAAGTAA
- the lpxA gene encoding acyl-ACP--UDP-N-acetylglucosamine O-acyltransferase, whose amino-acid sequence MSRIHPQAIVDPAARLADDVEVGPWTLIGPDVEIAAGTVIGPHVVIKGPTTIGQGNRIFQFASVGEDCQDKKYRGEPTRLVIGDNNIIREGCTLHRGTVQDQGITSIGSNNLLMAYVHVAHDCVVGDNIIMANNATIAGHVHVGDGAILGGYTTVHQFCRLGAWSMSAANSAVFKDIPAFVMVGGNPASAHGMNFEGMRRRGYSPELVALLRRAYKTVYRQGLTLQEALAALEDSASQFAEIALYRDSILASTRGITR is encoded by the coding sequence ATGAGTCGGATTCATCCTCAGGCAATCGTCGATCCGGCCGCTCGGCTGGCTGATGATGTCGAGGTCGGGCCCTGGACTCTGATAGGCCCGGACGTGGAAATCGCTGCTGGGACGGTCATTGGTCCGCATGTCGTGATCAAGGGGCCTACCACGATCGGACAGGGCAACCGGATCTTCCAGTTCGCCTCGGTCGGCGAAGACTGCCAGGACAAGAAGTACCGCGGCGAGCCGACCCGGCTGGTGATCGGCGATAACAATATCATCCGCGAAGGTTGCACCCTTCATCGCGGTACGGTGCAGGACCAGGGCATTACTTCCATCGGAAGTAACAACTTGCTCATGGCATACGTTCACGTGGCTCACGACTGCGTCGTCGGTGACAACATCATCATGGCGAACAACGCCACCATCGCCGGACACGTACATGTCGGTGACGGTGCCATCCTTGGCGGCTACACCACGGTGCACCAGTTCTGCCGGCTTGGCGCCTGGTCGATGAGCGCGGCCAACAGCGCCGTGTTCAAGGACATCCCCGCATTCGTCATGGTCGGCGGAAATCCCGCCAGCGCCCACGGTATGAATTTCGAAGGCATGCGTCGTCGCGGCTATAGCCCTGAGCTGGTCGCTTTGCTGCGCCGTGCCTACAAGACCGTGTATCGTCAGGGGCTGACGTTGCAGGAAGCGTTGGCTGCGCTGGAAGACAGTGCTTCGCAATTTGCTGAAATAGCGCTCTACCGCGACTCCATTCTGGCATCAACTCGCGGCATCACCCGCTAA
- the dnaE gene encoding DNA polymerase III subunit alpha, whose product MTVSFVHLRVHSEYSLVDGLVKIKPLIKATAEAGMPAVAVTDQNNMCSLVKFYKAAMGAGIKPISGVDIWVVGHDDDSQLTRMTLLSMNKKGYRNLTELVSRGYTEGQRNGLVTIRREWIAEASEGVIALSGAKEGEIGQSLLSNSPYEADALIEYWMGVFPNRFYLELQRTSRPHDEEYLHSAVALAERFDCPVVATNDVRFLKRGDFEAHETRVCIGEGRALDDPRRVRQYSEEQYLKTSEEMAELFADIPEALENSVEIARRCSIEVQLGTYFLPEFPIPEGLTIEEYFKQVSFEGLEERLKIILPKDTPDYETRRQVYVDRLNFELDIINQMGFPGYFLIVMDFIKWAKGNGVPVGPGRGSGAGSLVAYSLLITDLDPLAYDLLFERFLNPERVSMPDFDIDFCMEGRDRVIEYVAEAYGRNAVSQIITFGTMAAKAVVRDVARVQGKSYGLADKLSKMIPFEVGMTLAKAHEQEELLREFLAADEEAQEIWDMALKLEGITRNVGKHAGGVVIAPTKLTDFAPLYCDEAGAGLVTQFDKDDVEAAGLVKFDFLGLRTLTIIDWAMETINREQAKKGLDPLNIDFIPLDDAPTYHMLQKAETTAVFQLESRGMKELIKKLKPDCLEDLIALVALFRPGPLQSGMVDDFINRKHGREIVSYPHPNYQYPGLEPVLKPTYGIILYQEQVMQIAQVMAGYTLGGADMLRRAMGKKKPEEMAKQRAIFLEGCQNNNIDADLAGNIFDLVEKFAGYGFNKSHSAAYGLVSYQTAWLKAHHPAPFMAAVLSADMHNTDKVVTLIEECRSMKLRIKAPDVNVSEFKFTVDDAGDVVYGLGAIKGVGEGPVETIVETRQAGGPFNDLFDFCARVDLKRINKRVMEALIRSGALDRLGPFFDEEQQAYLKQVDRNRAALAAAMEEAMASAEQTARSADSGHEDLFGDLLGPSTDRDVFESYRRVREWSFKERLRGEKETLGLYLTGHPIDEYEKEVRRFARQRIIDLKPSREAQTIAGLVFDMRVMKSKRGDKVGFVTLDDRSARIEVSLFADAFQAAQSLLQKDALLVVEGEVAQDDFSGGLRMRAKRVMSLEDARTSLLDSVRISMDTVRHGPDCLAQIANLLRKHRGGCAVTIDVTRPDATALLRLGEEWRVEPADELVQSLRDQLGKDSVSLHYR is encoded by the coding sequence ATGACCGTCTCCTTCGTCCACCTGCGCGTTCACAGTGAGTATTCCCTGGTCGATGGCCTGGTCAAGATCAAGCCGCTGATCAAGGCGACCGCTGAAGCCGGCATGCCTGCCGTTGCGGTGACCGATCAGAACAACATGTGCAGTCTGGTCAAGTTCTACAAGGCGGCCATGGGTGCCGGCATCAAGCCAATCTCAGGTGTAGATATATGGGTTGTCGGTCACGACGATGATAGCCAGCTCACCCGCATGACCCTCCTGTCGATGAACAAGAAGGGCTACCGCAATCTGACTGAGCTGGTCTCCCGAGGTTACACCGAGGGCCAGCGCAACGGCCTGGTGACGATTCGCCGCGAGTGGATTGCCGAGGCCAGTGAAGGTGTAATTGCGCTCTCAGGGGCGAAGGAAGGCGAGATCGGACAATCGCTCCTGTCGAACAGCCCGTATGAAGCGGACGCTCTCATCGAATACTGGATGGGTGTGTTCCCGAACCGGTTCTATCTTGAGCTGCAACGCACCAGTCGACCTCACGACGAGGAATATTTGCATTCGGCGGTAGCGCTTGCAGAGCGCTTCGATTGCCCCGTTGTCGCCACCAACGACGTTCGGTTTCTCAAGCGCGGGGACTTCGAGGCGCACGAAACCCGTGTATGTATCGGCGAAGGCCGCGCGCTCGACGATCCGCGGCGCGTCCGCCAGTACAGCGAAGAGCAGTACCTCAAGACCTCCGAGGAAATGGCCGAGCTGTTCGCGGATATCCCCGAGGCCTTGGAAAACTCGGTCGAGATTGCCCGGCGTTGCAGCATTGAGGTGCAGCTTGGTACCTACTTCCTGCCGGAGTTTCCGATTCCGGAAGGCCTGACCATCGAAGAGTACTTCAAGCAGGTTTCCTTCGAAGGTCTCGAAGAGCGACTGAAGATCATCCTGCCGAAGGACACGCCGGATTACGAAACACGCCGTCAGGTATATGTCGACCGTCTGAACTTCGAGCTCGACATCATCAATCAGATGGGCTTTCCCGGTTACTTCCTGATCGTGATGGACTTCATCAAATGGGCCAAAGGCAACGGCGTACCGGTAGGTCCTGGCCGGGGCTCCGGAGCCGGTTCGCTCGTGGCGTACTCCTTGTTGATTACCGATCTCGATCCGCTGGCCTATGACCTGCTGTTCGAACGCTTCCTCAACCCGGAACGGGTATCCATGCCCGACTTCGACATCGACTTCTGCATGGAAGGTCGCGACCGGGTAATCGAGTACGTGGCCGAAGCCTACGGTCGCAACGCGGTATCGCAGATCATCACCTTCGGCACCATGGCGGCCAAGGCTGTGGTGCGCGACGTGGCTCGGGTGCAGGGCAAGTCCTATGGCCTGGCCGACAAGCTGTCGAAAATGATTCCCTTCGAAGTCGGCATGACCCTGGCCAAGGCTCACGAGCAGGAAGAACTGCTGCGCGAGTTCCTTGCGGCCGACGAGGAAGCCCAGGAAATCTGGGACATGGCGCTCAAGCTCGAAGGTATCACCCGTAACGTCGGCAAGCACGCCGGTGGCGTGGTCATCGCGCCGACCAAGCTGACGGATTTCGCGCCGCTGTATTGTGACGAGGCCGGTGCGGGCCTGGTGACCCAGTTCGACAAGGATGACGTCGAAGCCGCGGGTCTGGTGAAGTTCGACTTCCTCGGCCTGCGCACGCTGACCATCATCGATTGGGCGATGGAGACGATCAACCGCGAGCAGGCCAAGAAGGGCCTGGATCCGCTGAACATCGATTTCATCCCGCTCGATGACGCGCCTACCTACCACATGCTGCAAAAGGCGGAGACTACTGCGGTCTTCCAGCTCGAATCGCGCGGCATGAAGGAGCTGATCAAGAAGCTCAAGCCGGACTGTCTGGAAGATCTCATCGCCCTGGTGGCACTGTTCCGTCCCGGCCCGCTGCAGTCAGGCATGGTCGACGATTTCATCAACCGCAAACACGGACGCGAGATCGTCTCCTACCCACACCCGAATTATCAGTATCCAGGGCTCGAGCCGGTACTCAAGCCAACCTACGGCATCATCCTGTATCAGGAACAGGTGATGCAGATCGCTCAGGTGATGGCTGGATATACGCTGGGCGGAGCGGACATGCTGCGTCGGGCAATGGGCAAGAAGAAGCCCGAGGAGATGGCCAAGCAGCGCGCGATCTTTCTCGAAGGTTGCCAGAACAACAATATCGATGCCGACCTCGCGGGCAATATCTTCGATCTGGTGGAAAAATTCGCCGGCTACGGCTTCAACAAGTCGCACTCGGCAGCTTACGGGCTGGTCTCGTATCAGACCGCCTGGCTCAAGGCGCATCATCCTGCGCCGTTCATGGCGGCCGTGCTGTCTGCGGATATGCACAACACCGACAAGGTGGTGACGCTCATCGAAGAGTGTCGCAGCATGAAGTTGCGCATCAAGGCGCCGGATGTGAATGTCTCGGAATTCAAGTTCACCGTGGACGACGCAGGTGACGTCGTCTATGGCCTCGGCGCAATCAAGGGTGTCGGCGAAGGTCCGGTGGAAACCATTGTCGAGACCCGCCAGGCAGGTGGACCGTTCAACGATCTGTTCGATTTCTGCGCGCGGGTCGACCTCAAACGCATCAACAAGCGGGTGATGGAAGCGCTGATCCGCAGCGGCGCGCTGGATCGCCTGGGCCCGTTCTTCGACGAAGAACAGCAGGCCTACCTCAAGCAGGTTGATCGTAACCGCGCCGCTCTGGCGGCAGCGATGGAAGAGGCCATGGCCTCGGCAGAGCAGACCGCACGCAGCGCGGACAGCGGGCATGAAGACCTGTTTGGCGACCTCTTGGGACCGTCGACCGACCGGGACGTGTTCGAGAGTTATCGTCGCGTGAGGGAGTGGTCGTTCAAGGAGCGACTGCGGGGCGAAAAGGAAACGCTGGGTCTGTATCTCACCGGGCATCCTATCGATGAATATGAGAAGGAAGTCCGTCGCTTCGCCAGGCAGCGCATCATCGACCTGAAACCATCCCGAGAAGCCCAGACCATTGCCGGCCTGGTCTTCGACATGCGTGTCATGAAGAGCAAACGCGGCGACAAGGTGGGTTTCGTCACCCTCGATGATCGTTCCGCGCGGATCGAGGTCTCACTGTTTGCCGACGCTTTCCAGGCCGCGCAGAGTCTGCTCCAGAAAGACGCATTGCTGGTGGTCGAAGGTGAGGTCGCGCAGGATGATTTCTCCGGCGGCCTGCGCATGCGTGCCAAGCGCGTGATGAGCCTCGAGGATGCCCGTACCAGTCTGCTCGACAGTGTGCGAATCAGTATGGATACGGTTCGTCATGGGCCAGACTGCCTGGCTCAGATCGCCAACCTGCTGCGCAAGCATCGTGGCGGCTGCGCCGTGACGATCGACGTGACCCGTCCGGACGCCACAGCTTTGCTGCGCCTGGGCGAGGAGTGGCGGGTGGAGCCTGCTGATGAGCTGGTCCAGAGTCTGCGTGACCAGCTCGGCAAAGACAGCGTCTCCTTGCACTACAGATGA
- the lpxB gene encoding lipid-A-disaccharide synthase, which produces MAGPSASVRSPLCIALVAGEASGDTLGAGLMRALKRDYPDARFIGIGGPRMIAEGLVSQVPMDRLSVMGLVEVLGRLRELLAIRKDLIEFFKAQNPDVFIGIDAPDFVLNIEKKLRTEGVPTVHYVSPSVWAWREKRVLGIRQSTDLMLTLFPFEEDVYQRHGVPVRCVGHTLADQIPLAPDRNAARATLGLPADARVIALMPGSRNGELRKLGGLFLQTAAWCAERRPELRFIMPCANADRMAQMQAIVAESNVDIWLQLLDGKSHEALAACDAVLIASGTATLEAMLFKRPMVVAYRMAGLTFRILKRLVKVGHVSLPNLLARREVVPEFLQDAATPQAMGQALLTRLDPSPEREQAQATFAELHHLLRRDADRAAADAVIELMREKGRLA; this is translated from the coding sequence ATGGCTGGCCCCAGCGCATCCGTTCGTTCCCCCCTGTGTATCGCTCTGGTAGCCGGTGAAGCATCCGGCGATACGCTGGGGGCGGGCCTGATGCGCGCGCTCAAGCGCGATTACCCTGACGCGCGGTTCATCGGAATAGGCGGGCCGCGCATGATCGCTGAGGGACTCGTCAGCCAGGTGCCTATGGATAGGCTTTCGGTCATGGGGCTGGTTGAAGTGCTCGGCCGGCTGCGTGAGCTATTGGCAATCCGCAAGGACCTGATCGAATTCTTCAAAGCGCAGAATCCGGATGTGTTCATCGGCATCGACGCGCCGGATTTCGTTCTGAACATCGAGAAAAAGCTACGGACTGAAGGCGTTCCCACCGTGCACTACGTTAGTCCCTCGGTGTGGGCATGGCGCGAGAAGCGTGTGTTGGGCATCCGCCAATCTACCGATCTGATGCTAACGCTGTTTCCCTTCGAGGAAGACGTGTACCAGCGGCATGGTGTGCCGGTGCGCTGCGTGGGTCATACCCTGGCGGACCAGATTCCGTTAGCGCCGGATCGCAACGCGGCTCGCGCCACTCTCGGGCTGCCTGCTGACGCGCGTGTGATCGCATTGATGCCGGGCAGTCGCAACGGCGAGCTACGCAAGCTTGGCGGCTTGTTTCTGCAAACTGCCGCCTGGTGCGCCGAGCGTCGACCAGAGTTGCGCTTCATCATGCCGTGCGCCAACGCCGATCGAATGGCTCAGATGCAGGCGATCGTCGCCGAGAGTAACGTCGATATATGGCTGCAGCTGCTGGATGGGAAGTCGCACGAGGCGCTCGCGGCCTGCGACGCTGTCCTGATTGCCTCGGGTACCGCGACGCTGGAAGCCATGCTGTTCAAGCGCCCAATGGTCGTGGCGTACCGCATGGCTGGTCTGACCTTCCGTATACTCAAGCGGCTGGTCAAGGTGGGGCATGTATCGTTGCCCAATCTGCTGGCTCGACGCGAAGTAGTTCCGGAGTTTCTGCAGGACGCCGCCACGCCGCAAGCGATGGGCCAAGCCTTGTTGACGCGCCTGGATCCCTCCCCGGAGCGGGAGCAGGCGCAAGCTACCTTCGCTGAACTGCACCATCTGTTGCGTCGTGACGCGGACCGCGCTGCGGCCGACGCAGTGATAGAACTGATGAGAGAGAAGGGTCGTCTGGCATGA
- the fabZ gene encoding 3-hydroxyacyl-ACP dehydratase FabZ: MDINEIKEYLPHRYPFLLVDRVVELDLENRRIRAYKNVSVNEPFFNGHFPQHPIMPGVLIIEAMAQAAGLLGFKMMNVKPSDGTLYYFVGSDKLRFRQPVVPGDQLQLEAQHLSNKRGIWRFSCRAIVGAHEVCAAEIICAERKI, encoded by the coding sequence ATGGACATCAACGAAATCAAAGAATACCTGCCCCACCGGTACCCGTTCCTGCTGGTGGATCGGGTGGTGGAGCTGGATCTCGAGAATCGCCGCATTCGGGCCTACAAGAACGTATCGGTTAACGAGCCTTTCTTCAACGGACACTTCCCGCAACATCCCATCATGCCTGGCGTGCTGATCATTGAAGCAATGGCTCAGGCCGCTGGTCTGCTCGGCTTCAAGATGATGAATGTGAAGCCCTCGGATGGAACGCTGTACTACTTCGTCGGCTCGGACAAGCTGCGCTTTCGCCAGCCTGTCGTGCCGGGTGACCAGTTGCAGCTCGAGGCCCAGCATCTCAGCAACAAGCGCGGCATCTGGCGGTTTTCCTGCCGCGCGATCGTTGGCGCGCATGAAGTCTGCGCTGCTGAAATCATCTGCGCGGAACGCAAGATATGA